One region of Camelina sativa cultivar DH55 chromosome 6, Cs, whole genome shotgun sequence genomic DNA includes:
- the LOC104790548 gene encoding cytochrome P450 708A2-like — protein MKMNIIWNISICVTALVVVVISRWWYRWSNPKCNGKLPPGSMGFPIIGETIAFFKSHGFYETSPFLKKRMSRYGTLFRTNIFGSNTVVVTDHDVMYEILRQENKSFMFSLPDGFFKVFGKDKSLVDHGKTHKHVKQITLNFLGTEGLKWKLIGDMDRATCEDLKSKASLGSFDIKETVANLIIKHLTPKLISDLKSEAEDNLMDIFMAFNLDWYKSSFSLSTWKSFYKAIVARKSAMKVIANVLLSRKESEEKQEDILNTMRKDVIFDDQAVVDNIFAIPVAAKDTTSTVGSMAVNYVTNNHKVFLELKREHDAILQNRVDKKSGVSWEEYKNNMTFTNMVINETLRLANVTPVLFRKALRDVEIKGYTIPKGWMVVVASSLIHYDPAIYENPYEFNPWRWEGKELVHGSRTFMVFGGGLRLCPGAEFARLQIAILLHYLVTNYDFSMAQDTEVTRTPLVSFPNGINLTISHSPID, from the exons atgaaaatgaacATCATTTGGAACATTTCGATATGTGTAACAGCTTTAGTTGTTGTAGTGATCAGCAGATGGTGGTACCGATGGTCAAACCCCAAGTGCAATGGCAAGTTACCTCCGGGATCAATGGGTTTTCCAATCATCGGAGAGACAATAGCCTTCTTTAAATCTCATGGATTCTACGAGACCTCACCATTTCTCAAAAAGAGGATGTCCAG GTACGGGACACTATTTCGGACCAACATTTTTGGATCCAACACCGTGGTAGTGACAGACCATGATGTGATGTACGAGATTTTACGGCAAGAAAACAAGTCTTTCATGTTTAGCCTTCCGGATGGGTTTTTCAAAGTCTTTGGAAAAGACAAGTCATTAGTCGATCATGGGAAGACCCACAAGCATGTCAAACAAATCACTCTGAACTTTCTTGGCACCGAGGGTTTGAAGTGGAAGTTGATTGGAGACATGGACCGAGCGACCTGCGAAGATCTTAAATCAAAGGCTAGCTTGGGGAGCTTCGATATTAAGGAGACAGTTGCAAAC TTGATAATAAAGCACTTGACCCCCAAGTTGATAAGTGACCTCAAATCAGAGGCTGAAGATAATCTGATGGACATCTTCATGGCCTTCAATCTTGATTGGTATAAGTCATCTTTTAGTCTTTCTACCTGGAAGTCGTTTTACAAAGCTATTGTG GCACGCAAATCTGCGATGAAGGTAATAGCGAATGTTCTCTTATCAAGGAAAGAATCGGAAGAGAAGCAGGAAGACATCCTCAACACGATGCGAAAAGATGTCATCTTTGATGACCAAGCCGTCGTGGACAACATCTTTGCTATTCCTGTCGCCGCTAAAGATACTACATCTACAGTTGGTTCCATGGCAGTAAACTATGTTACCAATAACCATAAAGTTTTCTTAGAGttaaag AGAGAGCATGATGCTATCCTTCAAAACAGAGTTGATAAGAAATCTGGAGTAAGCTGGGAAGAGTACAAAAACAACATGACTTTCACCAACATG GTGATTAATGAGACTCTTAGACTGGCAAATGTGACTCCAGTATTGTTTAGAAAAGCTTTAAGAGATGTTGAAATTAAAG GATATACGATTCCAAAGGGTTGGATGGTGGTAGTTGCAAGTTCACTGATTCATTATGATCCTGCGATATATGAGAACCCTTACGAGTTTAATCCATGGAGATGGGAG GGCAAAGAACTGGTTCATGGTTCTAGGACGTTCATGGTATTTGGAGGTGGATTGAGATTGTGTCCTGGTGCTGAATTTGCAAGACTTCAGATTGCAATCCTCCTTCACTATCTTGTCACCAACTACGATTTCTCGATGGCACAAGACACCGAGGTCACTCGTACACCACTAGTTTCTTTCCCCAATGGCATCAATTTGACCATCTCTCATTCTCCCATCGATTGA
- the LOC104790549 gene encoding BAHD acyltransferase At5g47980-like, whose protein sequence is MDTVKVETICREIIKPSTPTPNDIRTLQLSFMDQIVAPVYAVAFLFYTKDDLISQEQTSQTLRTSLSKTLTKFHPFAGRVNGFTIDSSDEGAVFVDARVQCTLSNFLRDPDMKSLQQLLPVEAAETNSAWPLLLVQATYFKCGGMAIGIGICHKLGDAAALSYFIQFWAATARGESDSMANPDFSFTKLYPPANEVIKIAGEDQLGKRKIVTKRFVFVASKIEELKKKVASDAVPRPTRVQSLTSLIWKNVVAASTDTIREKVLYQANNLRSKIPTLLSENLMGNPLYSTLTLNGKGMESVEIVKELQKRNEELSHLIQHEEGSSGLTISSKLLGAMADTKFSYELYDMHVVTSWCKIPLYKTCFGWGYPVWFTGNVSPILEDVTVLIDCKDGQGVEAWVTLPQEEMLRFEKSTTLLYFASPNPRYLLSKM, encoded by the coding sequence ATGGATACAGTTAAGGTTGAAACCATTTGTAGAGAGATCATAAAACCATCAACTCCAACTCCAAATGATATCCGAACTCTTCAACTCTCTTTTATGGATCAGATAGTAGCTCCGGTTTACGCCGTTGCATTTCTTTTCTATACCAAAGATGATttgatctctcaagaacaaactTCCCAAACTCTCAGAACTTCCCTGTCCAAGACCTTGACAAAATTCCACCCTTTCGCTGGAAGAGTCAATGGATTCACCATCGACAGTAGCGACGAAGGCGCTGTCTTTGTGGACGCACGCGTTCAATGCACTCTCTCTAATTTTCTGAGAGACCCAGATATGAAATCTCTCCAGCAGTTGCTTCCTGTAGAGGCCGCCGAGACAAATTCGGCATGGCCATTACTTCTTGTGCAAGCAACCTACTTCAAGTGTGGTGGCATGGCCATCGGAATCGGCATCTGCCATAAGCTCGGCGATGCAGCCGCTCTCTCGTATTTCATCCAATTTTGGGCTGCCACAGCTCGAGGAGAGAGCGACTCGATGGCTAATCCTGACTTTTCTTTCACAAAGCTTTACCCACCAGCAAATGAGGTCATTAAAATTGCAGGGGAGGATCAGCTaggtaaaagaaaaattgtcaCGAAGAGATTTGTGTTTGTGGCGTCTAAGATCGAAGAGCTCAAGAAGAAAGTCGCTAGTGATGCCGTGCCTCGACCTACGCGGGTCCAGAGTTTGACTTCACTTATATGGAAAAATGTTGTGGCTGCATCGACAGACACAATTCGTGAGAAAGTTCTGTACCAAGCGAATAACTTGCGGTCCAAGATACCCACCCTTTTGTCGGAAAACCTAATGGGTAACCCCTTGTACTCCACCCTGACCTTGAATGGAAAAGGCATGGAGAGTGTAGAAATTGTTAAGGAACTACAAAAAAGAAACGAGGAGTTATCCCATTTGATTCAACATGAGGAAGGGTCATCAGGTTTGACGATAAGTTCGAAATTGCTTGGTGCAATGGCGGATACCAAATTTAGCTACGAGCTTTATGACATGCACGTTGTAACTAGCTGGTGCAAGATTCCTCTTTATAAGACTTGCTTTGGGTGGGGATATCCGGTTTGGTTCACTGGAAATGTTTCTCCAATTCTAGAAGATGTGACTGTGTTGATCGACTGTAAGGACGGACAAGGAGTTGAAGCATGGGTGACACTGCCTCAAGAGGAGATGTTACGGTTCGAGAAGAGCACCACACTGCTTTACTTTGCCTCCCCAAATCCACGTTATCTCTTATCTAAGATGTAA